One genomic window of Phoenix dactylifera cultivar Barhee BC4 chromosome 6, palm_55x_up_171113_PBpolish2nd_filt_p, whole genome shotgun sequence includes the following:
- the LOC103705200 gene encoding pentatricopeptide repeat-containing protein At5g66520-like gives MARGEAVFSEFVRGFETRENGFLLQPSNSRDLQQRLFSMLQGCKSMRELARLHAQLLVNGFSQKNFLITKLLSFCVSSNNLYHATQAFDMVKEPSTILCNQMIGAFSRSATPETALRFYNRMRASAMAQPNSFTFAFLLGACAAAGTSLLKQGEQLHARILSAGFGVDVYVQTNLVNMYAAAADSATIEKARKVFDDMPHRNVVSWNAMLAGYLRSGDAPSAFRLFDQMPERNAVSWTTMIAGCAQSGRSRQALTLFREMRRARIGADQVTFVAALSACAELGDLEMGRWIHSRIDRGASVGERRLVSLNNALIHMYAKCGAVQDAYRVFQEMPRRSTVSWTTMIAGLTIHGHGDDALHLFRTMQCMKEAKGEKPDAVTFIAVLNACCRTGRIDEGYRFFEQISQVYGIRPSIEHYGCMVDMLSRAGRLSEAWQLAKTMPMQPNEAVWGALLNGCRARRDVKLASQVVDRLMELELEPAHAAGYLVILSNAYAAAGKWDEVRRVRERMVKMGLSKPPGRSWVHVNGVLHSFVAGDRSHRRASDIYRMVGEIAARAKLEGIAPDTSQVLLDVEEEEEREAFLQHHSEKLAIAFGLISIPDVGEPIRVTSNLCICSDCHSTAKFVSKAFGREIVVRDQNLFHHFVDGCCSCKDYW, from the coding sequence ATGGCCAGAGGGGAAGCAGTTTTCTCCGAATTTGTTCGTGGGTTTGAAACGAGGGAGAATGGTTTCCTGCTGCAGCCGTCAAACTCGAGAGATCTGCAGCAGCGTTTGTTCTCGATGCTGCAGGGCTGCAAGAGCATGAGAGAGCTCGCCCGACTACACGCCCAACTGCTTGTGAATGGCTTCTCCCAAAAGAACTTCCTCATCACCAAATTGCTATCCTTCTGTGTCTCATCCAATAATCTTTATCATGCCACCCAAGCGTTCGACATGGTCAAGGAGCCCAGCACCATCCTCTGTAACCAAATGATCGGGGCCTTCTCTCGCAGCGCCACGCCGGAGACCGCCCTTAGATTTTACAACCGGATGCGAGCTTCGGCAATGGCGCAGCCCAACAGCTTCACCTTTGCCTTCCTCCTCGGCGCCTGCGCGGCGGCGGGGACGTCCCTCTTAAAGCAAGGGGAGCAGCTGCATGCCAGAATTCTGTCTGCCGGCTTCGGCGTCGATGTCTACGTCCAGACTAATCTGGTCAATATGTATGCCGCTGCCGCCGATTCTGCCACCATAGAAAAGGCTCGGAAGGTCTTTGATGACATGCCCCACCGGAATGTCGTCTCGTGGAACGCCATGCTTGCCGGGTACCTGCGATCAGGCGACGCTCCCTCGGCGTTCCGGCTCTTCGATCAAATGCCTGAAAGGAATGCTGTCTCGTGGACCACCATGATCGCCGGCTGCGCGCAGAGCGGCAGGTCCAGGCAGGCGCTGACGCTGTTCCGCGAGATGAGAAGGGCCCGCATCGGCGCCGACCAGGTCACCTTTGTCGCCGCCCTGTCGGCGTGCGCGGAGCTGGGAGACCTGGAAATGGGGCGTTGGATCCACTCCCGCATCGACCGTGGCGCGTCCGTGGGGGAACGACGTCTCGTGTCGCTGAACAATGCGCTCATCCACATGTATGCGAAATGCGGAGCGGTGCAGGACGCATACAGGGTCTTTCAGGAGATGCCGAGGAGAAGCACCGTGTCGTGGACAACCATGATCGCGGGACTCACGATTCATGGCCATGGCGACGATGCGCTCCATCTCTTCCGGACGATGCAATGCATGAAGGAAGCAAAAGGCGAGAAGCCAGATGCGGTGACCTTCATCGCAGTGCTTAATGCATGCTGCCGCACAGGGAGGATCGACGAAGGCTATCGATTCTTCGAGCAGATAAGCCAAGTCTACGGGATTCGCCCAAGCATAGAGCACTACGGCTGCATGGTGGACATGCTCAGCCGAGCAGGCCGCTTGTCCGAAGCGTGGCAGCTGGCCAAGACGATGCCCATGCAGCCCAACGAAGCTGTATGGGGGGCTCTGCTGAACGGCTGCCGTGCGCGCCGCGATGTGAAGCTTGCGAGCCAAGTGGTCGACAGGCTGATGGAGCTGGAGTTGGAGCCTGCGCATGCGGCGGGCTACCTGGTGATCTTGTCGAATGCGTATGCCGCAGCTGGGAAGTGGGACGAGGTTCGCCGGGTGAGGGAGAGAATGGTGAAGATGGGTCTGAGCAAGCCTCCCGGGCGCAGCTGGGTCCATGTGAATGGCGTCCTCCATAGCTTTGTAGCGGGCGACCGGAGCCACCGTCGTGCTTCAGACATATACAGGATGGTCGGAGAGATTGCGGCCCGAGCTAAACTGGAAGGCATTGCACCGGATACATCTCAGGTGCTGCTCgacgtggaggaggaggaggagagggaggccttCCTCCAACATCACAGCGAGAAGCTGGCAATTGCTTTTGGACTGATCAGCATTCCAGATGTGGGGGAACCAATCCGGGTCACGAGTAATCTTTGCATCTGCTCCGACTGTCACTCCACTGCAAAATTTGTTTCCAAAGCTTTTGGCAGGGAAATCGTTGTCAGGGATCAGAATCTTTTCCACCATTTTGTAGATGGATGTTGCTCGTGCAAGGATTACTGGTAA